A region of Micromonospora sp. WMMD882 DNA encodes the following proteins:
- a CDS encoding cytochrome P450, whose product MTMAREETVTRLRHPFHADADGVTRPPGPEKHPYYGRFAASGSGVVPIVRQVNGEPVPALLICRYADVKEVLRRQDVFSRAAARHADPIDLTGIMLGMDGAEHARIRGTVKEHFTRPAVHALAARVGAEAAAQLAAMVAQGRPVDLLGEFAVPFTLHAICDLLGLPPADRARFRRWGEAYLADSELTRDEAARAAQEMGAYLWEQIERRRGCPAGDLLTQIAEAAAAETVDTQVKLPMSLVVGGWETTANSIATFVHVLLSRPYRGYATAWGYLRDHPGKLDGAVGELERLYSTANADNMPRRAVADVTLPSGARLRAGDVVIPSHDAANRDPEVFPDPERMDFDRDPNPHLSFGYGPHYCLGAHLGALEVRIALGLLLRELPGLRLAVPAEQVRWRSGHSILGPEELPVRW is encoded by the coding sequence ATGACCATGGCCCGCGAGGAGACCGTCACCCGACTTCGTCACCCCTTCCACGCCGACGCCGACGGGGTCACCCGGCCCCCCGGCCCGGAGAAACACCCCTACTACGGGCGCTTCGCCGCCTCCGGTTCCGGGGTGGTGCCGATCGTCCGTCAGGTCAACGGCGAGCCCGTGCCGGCATTGCTGATCTGCCGGTACGCGGACGTCAAGGAGGTGCTGCGCCGGCAGGACGTCTTCTCCCGGGCCGCCGCCCGGCACGCGGACCCGATCGACCTGACCGGGATCATGCTCGGCATGGACGGAGCCGAGCACGCCCGGATCCGCGGCACGGTGAAGGAGCACTTCACCCGGCCGGCGGTGCACGCCCTGGCCGCGCGCGTCGGAGCCGAGGCCGCCGCCCAGCTCGCCGCGATGGTCGCCCAAGGCCGGCCGGTCGACCTGCTCGGCGAGTTCGCGGTTCCGTTCACCCTGCACGCCATCTGTGACCTGCTGGGCCTGCCGCCCGCCGACCGGGCGCGGTTCCGTCGGTGGGGCGAGGCGTACCTGGCCGACAGCGAGCTGACCCGGGACGAGGCGGCCCGCGCCGCGCAGGAGATGGGCGCGTACCTCTGGGAGCAGATCGAGCGGCGGCGTGGCTGCCCGGCCGGCGACCTGCTCACCCAGATCGCCGAGGCCGCCGCCGCCGAGACGGTCGACACCCAGGTCAAGCTGCCGATGTCGCTGGTGGTGGGCGGTTGGGAGACCACCGCCAACTCCATCGCCACCTTCGTGCACGTGCTGCTGAGTCGGCCCTACCGGGGGTACGCGACGGCGTGGGGCTACCTGCGCGACCATCCGGGGAAGCTGGACGGGGCGGTCGGCGAGCTGGAACGCCTGTACTCCACCGCGAACGCCGACAACATGCCCCGTCGGGCGGTGGCGGACGTGACGCTGCCCAGCGGGGCCCGGCTGCGCGCCGGGGACGTCGTGATCCCGTCGCACGACGCGGCGAACCGCGACCCGGAGGTCTTCCCGGATCCGGAGCGGATGGATTTCGACCGGGACCCCAATCCGCATCTCTCCTTCGGGTACGGCCCGCACTACTGTCTGGGCGCGCACCTGGGCGCCCTGGAGGTGCGGATCGCCCTCGGGCTGCTTCTGCGTGAGCTGCCCGGACTGCGGCTGGCGGTGCCCGCCGAGCAGGTGCGCTGGCGGTCCGGGCATTCGATCCTCGGCCCGGAGGAGCTGCCGGTGCGGTGGTGA
- a CDS encoding PKD domain-containing protein, with the protein MVERVLIRCAVALAVLVALVGVRPAAAFAAPSNDDFANATTISSLPFSTAQATKAATADPSDPQGCHANRSVWFAFTPDRDMLIRATTAGSGYSTVLSAWTGARGALTQQACNYDYDDGRDRINSRITFPATAGTTYYLLVVAYFDDEVGRLKLSVDEATAPANDNFADATTIGRVPFSYLAALDAASMEAGEPTASCGPMRKTVWFSYTPTVTRSLTASMNYWGGVVVHTGTSLTDLTPIGCSSRLTFRAEAGTTYHFQVTESGCCTAEPSNGKVGFDLAVAPDPVADFVVRTPNPTVHDVVSFGNLSADPGRTGPMSYLWEFGDGTTSTSYEPTHQYAADGDYPVKLTATTVDGRTASKTVVVAVRTPA; encoded by the coding sequence ATGGTCGAACGGGTGCTGATCCGATGTGCCGTAGCCCTGGCCGTTCTGGTGGCTCTGGTCGGCGTCCGGCCGGCAGCAGCCTTCGCGGCGCCTTCCAACGACGACTTCGCCAACGCCACGACGATCAGCAGCCTGCCGTTCAGCACGGCCCAGGCCACCAAGGCCGCGACCGCCGACCCGAGCGACCCGCAGGGGTGCCACGCCAACCGGTCGGTCTGGTTCGCCTTCACCCCGGACCGGGACATGCTGATCCGGGCGACCACCGCCGGGAGCGGGTACTCGACGGTGCTCTCCGCCTGGACCGGCGCCCGGGGGGCGCTGACCCAGCAGGCCTGCAACTACGACTACGACGACGGAAGGGACCGGATCAACTCCCGGATCACCTTCCCGGCGACCGCCGGCACCACCTACTACCTCCTGGTCGTCGCGTACTTCGACGACGAGGTGGGCCGGCTGAAGCTGTCCGTCGACGAGGCGACCGCGCCCGCGAACGACAACTTCGCCGACGCGACCACCATCGGACGGGTGCCCTTCTCGTACCTGGCGGCTCTGGACGCCGCGAGCATGGAGGCCGGCGAGCCCACCGCCTCCTGCGGCCCGATGAGGAAGACGGTCTGGTTCTCGTACACCCCGACGGTCACCCGGTCGCTCACCGCGTCGATGAACTACTGGGGCGGCGTGGTCGTCCACACCGGCACGTCGCTTACCGACCTGACCCCGATCGGCTGCTCGTCCCGGCTCACCTTCCGGGCCGAGGCGGGCACGACGTACCACTTCCAGGTCACCGAGAGCGGGTGCTGCACCGCGGAGCCGTCCAACGGGAAGGTCGGTTTCGACCTGGCGGTCGCGCCGGACCCGGTGGCGGACTTCGTCGTCCGGACCCCCAACCCCACCGTCCACGACGTCGTCAGCTTCGGCAACCTGTCGGCCGACCCCGGGCGCACCGGCCCGATGTCGTACCTGTGGGAGTTCGGTGACGGCACGACGTCGACCAGCTACGAGCCCACCCACCAGTACGCCGCCGACGGCGACTACCCGGTGAAGCTCACGGCGACGACCGTCGACGGCCGGACGGCCTCGAAGACCGTCGTCGTCGCGGTGCGGACCCCGGCGTGA
- a CDS encoding acyl-CoA desaturase, with the protein MPHRSTTRSRPGTATIAPASEFTPLLHAVRERGLLGRRTGWYARTIVTNALGLAAVVAAMAVIGDSWWVLGLAPVLAVLTARTAFVGHDAGHAQISGDRATNRRIGLVHGNLLLGMSYAWWNDKHNRHHANPNHVDKDPDVVADVLVFTGRQAADRTGFRAWLTRRQAWLFFPLTLLEGLALKVNGIRYLRRQTGRERLVEGTLIVAHLVGYVTLLLTTMPPAHALAFAAIHQALFGLHLGLAFAPNHKGMEMPDPDGEKWGHLRRQVLTSRNVRGGVLTDWFLGGLNYQIEHHLFPSMPRPHLRLAQPLVRAHCRDLGIPYAETGPVDSYRQALRHLHEVGEPLRDPSPVG; encoded by the coding sequence ATGCCCCACAGGAGCACCACCAGGTCCAGGCCCGGGACTGCCACCATCGCCCCGGCCAGCGAGTTCACGCCCCTGCTGCACGCCGTACGGGAACGGGGACTGCTCGGCCGGCGCACCGGCTGGTACGCGCGAACCATCGTGACCAACGCGCTCGGCCTGGCCGCCGTCGTCGCCGCCATGGCGGTGATCGGCGACTCGTGGTGGGTGCTCGGGCTCGCTCCCGTCCTGGCCGTCCTCACCGCCCGGACGGCGTTCGTCGGACACGACGCGGGCCACGCCCAGATCAGCGGCGACCGGGCCACCAACCGCCGCATCGGGCTCGTCCACGGCAACCTGCTGCTCGGCATGAGCTACGCCTGGTGGAACGACAAACACAACCGCCACCACGCCAACCCCAACCACGTCGACAAGGACCCGGACGTCGTCGCGGACGTCCTCGTCTTCACCGGCCGGCAGGCCGCCGACCGCACCGGCTTCCGGGCCTGGCTGACCCGCCGCCAGGCGTGGCTGTTCTTCCCGCTCACCCTCCTCGAAGGGCTCGCCCTGAAAGTGAACGGGATCCGGTACCTGCGCCGGCAGACCGGCCGCGAACGCCTGGTGGAGGGCACGCTCATCGTGGCCCACCTGGTCGGCTACGTCACCCTGCTGCTGACCACCATGCCGCCCGCGCACGCCCTCGCCTTCGCCGCCATCCACCAGGCCCTGTTCGGGCTGCACCTGGGCCTGGCCTTCGCGCCCAACCACAAGGGGATGGAGATGCCCGACCCGGACGGCGAGAAGTGGGGACACCTGCGCCGCCAGGTGCTCACCTCCCGCAACGTGCGGGGTGGCGTCCTCACCGACTGGTTCCTCGGCGGCCTGAACTACCAGATCGAGCACCACCTGTTCCCCAGCATGCCCCGCCCGCACCTGAGGCTCGCGCAGCCTTTGGTGCGGGCCCACTGCCGCGACCTGGGCATCCCGTACGCGGAGACCGGCCCGGTCGACTCCTACCGGCAGGCGCTGCGGCACCTGCACGAGGTCGGAGAGCCGCTGCGCGACCCGTCGCCCGTAGGGTGA
- a CDS encoding histidine kinase, with amino-acid sequence MTSTVGERGRALLAGASRRWVRPLPWVVAFALSVSLLPVTIHVLSVDYGLNGGVASGLAVAQTAPLLLAVVRPLPAWYVILGADVVGALLVLAVGFDEQHVWPFPPPQIVGYVGLCLALGLREPRRTLLRVWLATVAAGVGLGLVAPGGTGSSTLMVILGGVALLLAGALREWYDVQRELTEQKTISETERGRRTLLEERARIARELHDVVAHHMSVITVQADTAAYRLPGLPPDVRDEFTSIATTARQSLGEMRRLLGVLRNEETQGELAPQPDLTRLGKLVEATARAGVPVEFTPGGADVPEAHGLAAYRIVQEALANVVRHAPGAPTRVSVTADGELLTVLVVNGPSPVPPAAPLEVGDTGHGLVGMRERVRILGGALDAGPLPDGGFRVAARLPLTVPLDVPLDGRDRT; translated from the coding sequence ATGACCTCGACGGTGGGGGAGCGCGGGCGCGCGCTGCTCGCGGGGGCGTCCCGCCGGTGGGTACGGCCGCTGCCGTGGGTGGTGGCGTTCGCGCTGTCCGTCTCCCTGCTGCCCGTCACCATCCACGTGCTCAGCGTCGACTACGGCCTGAACGGCGGCGTCGCGAGCGGGCTGGCCGTCGCGCAGACCGCGCCGCTGCTGCTGGCCGTCGTCCGCCCGCTGCCGGCCTGGTACGTGATCCTCGGCGCGGACGTGGTCGGGGCGCTCCTCGTGCTCGCCGTCGGCTTCGACGAGCAACACGTCTGGCCGTTCCCGCCCCCGCAGATCGTCGGGTACGTCGGCCTCTGCCTCGCGCTGGGCCTGCGCGAGCCGCGCCGGACCCTGCTGCGGGTGTGGCTGGCGACGGTGGCCGCCGGCGTCGGCCTGGGCCTCGTCGCGCCCGGCGGCACGGGCAGCAGCACCCTGATGGTCATCCTCGGCGGCGTCGCGCTGCTGCTCGCCGGAGCGCTCCGCGAGTGGTACGACGTGCAGCGCGAACTGACCGAACAGAAGACCATCAGCGAGACCGAGCGTGGTCGGCGCACCCTGCTGGAGGAACGCGCCCGGATCGCCCGTGAGCTGCACGACGTCGTCGCGCACCATATGTCCGTGATCACCGTGCAGGCCGACACCGCCGCGTACCGCCTGCCCGGGCTGCCGCCGGACGTGCGGGACGAGTTCACGTCGATCGCGACCACCGCCCGCCAGTCGCTCGGTGAGATGCGGCGGCTCCTCGGCGTACTGCGGAACGAGGAGACGCAGGGCGAGCTCGCCCCCCAGCCGGACCTGACGCGGCTCGGCAAACTGGTGGAGGCGACGGCGCGGGCCGGCGTACCGGTGGAGTTCACCCCCGGCGGCGCTGACGTGCCCGAGGCGCACGGGCTCGCCGCGTACCGCATCGTCCAGGAGGCCCTGGCCAACGTCGTACGGCACGCGCCCGGCGCGCCGACCCGGGTGTCGGTGACGGCGGACGGGGAGCTGCTCACCGTCCTCGTCGTCAACGGGCCGTCGCCCGTGCCGCCCGCCGCGCCGCTGGAGGTGGGCGACACCGGGCACGGCCTGGTCGGCATGCGTGAGCGGGTACGCATCCTCGGCGGCGCCCTCGACGCGGGGCCGCTGCCGGACGGCGGGTTCCGGGTCGCCGCCCGACTGCCCCTGACCGTTCCGCTTGACGTTCCCCTGGACGGGAGGGACCGCACGTGA